The following proteins come from a genomic window of Dongia rigui:
- a CDS encoding peptide ABC transporter substrate-binding protein, whose amino-acid sequence MIIRKLALATSMAALLAFSAAAASAEMVLNRGIGATIGTLDPHINFLAWEGWILDDAYEGLVANDAGGAVIPGAAEKWDISDDGLTYTFHLRDGLKWSNGDALKAQNFVDGIVRTIDPATASDKAYIFTSTIRVAGAQDFVDGKSKDAKSVGISAPDDKTVVLKLAAPAPHALFVLGSFYAPPLHKPSLEKFGKDFIKPGNIVSNGAYILTENVPQSHVTLEKNPNYWDAANVKIDKVVYRVTEDDSTAVKLWRAGELDATADIPTAQIDALKSEFADQVHISPSTETNYMSFNITKPPFDNIKLRQALSMAIDRDTLVNKVVKAGYVVNYGYAVPIPGYDAPKVAEATMSKEDRIAKAKALYAEAGFGPDKPVSLTIESSNNDVYKKQAETVAVMWKQVLGVDAKVNAQDRDGWLAAFNAGGWDVFNDNLIGDFPGPETYLAYMDPRAEVGYHWKNPAFEAAFDKAMPLTDQKERWKVLAEAEKALLDDYLVAPIASSPNRHLVASKIKGWVDNPADVHATRFMSISQ is encoded by the coding sequence ATGATTATCAGGAAGTTGGCGCTGGCGACCAGCATGGCTGCGCTGCTCGCGTTTTCGGCTGCTGCTGCCAGCGCCGAAATGGTCCTCAATCGCGGCATCGGCGCCACCATCGGCACGCTCGATCCGCATATCAACTTCCTCGCCTGGGAAGGCTGGATCCTTGACGACGCCTATGAAGGCCTGGTCGCCAACGATGCCGGCGGCGCCGTCATTCCGGGTGCCGCGGAAAAGTGGGACATCAGCGATGACGGCCTCACCTATACCTTCCATCTGCGTGACGGCCTCAAATGGTCGAACGGCGATGCGCTGAAGGCGCAGAATTTCGTCGACGGCATCGTCCGCACGATCGATCCGGCGACCGCCTCCGACAAGGCCTATATCTTCACCTCGACCATCCGTGTGGCTGGCGCCCAGGATTTCGTCGATGGTAAGAGCAAGGACGCGAAGTCGGTCGGCATCTCGGCCCCGGACGACAAGACCGTGGTGCTGAAGCTGGCGGCACCCGCGCCGCACGCCCTCTTCGTGCTCGGCTCTTTCTATGCGCCGCCACTCCATAAGCCCAGCCTGGAGAAATTCGGGAAAGACTTCATCAAGCCCGGCAACATCGTCAGCAACGGCGCCTATATCCTCACCGAGAATGTGCCGCAGAGCCATGTGACCCTGGAGAAGAACCCCAATTACTGGGATGCCGCCAACGTCAAGATCGACAAGGTCGTCTACCGCGTGACCGAGGACGACAGCACGGCGGTGAAGCTGTGGCGCGCCGGCGAACTGGACGCGACGGCCGACATCCCGACCGCGCAGATCGATGCGCTGAAAAGCGAATTCGCCGACCAGGTTCATATCTCGCCGTCGACCGAAACCAATTACATGAGCTTCAACATCACCAAGCCGCCTTTCGACAACATCAAGCTGCGGCAGGCGCTCTCCATGGCGATCGACCGCGACACGCTGGTCAACAAGGTGGTGAAGGCGGGCTATGTCGTGAACTATGGCTATGCGGTGCCGATCCCCGGCTATGACGCGCCGAAAGTCGCCGAGGCGACCATGAGCAAGGAAGACCGCATCGCCAAGGCAAAGGCACTTTATGCCGAGGCAGGCTTCGGTCCCGACAAGCCGGTCTCGCTCACCATCGAATCCAGTAACAACGACGTCTATAAGAAGCAGGCGGAAACGGTCGCCGTCATGTGGAAGCAGGTCCTGGGCGTCGATGCCAAGGTCAATGCGCAAGACCGCGACGGTTGGCTCGCGGCCTTCAATGCCGGCGGCTGGGATGTGTTCAATGACAATCTCATCGGCGATTTTCCCGGGCCGGAAACCTATTTGGCCTATATGGATCCCCGCGCCGAGGTCGGTTACCACTGGAAGAACCCAGCCTTTGAAGCGGCCTTCGACAAGGCGATGCCGCTCACCGATCAGAAGGAACGCTGGAAGGTGCTGGCCGAGGCGGAAAAGGCGCTGCTCGACGATTATCTCGTAGCCCCTATCGCCTCCAGCCCGAACCGGCATCTGGTCGCGTCCAAGATCAAGGGCTGGGTCGACAATCCGGCCGACGTCCACGCGACGCGCTTCATGTCGATCAGCCAGTGA
- a CDS encoding GGDEF domain-containing protein produces the protein MASDTPAFSMVDTAVTLVALTGDADLAGRIKQYAQDAAQEPLTLSVVGDPEKASRALAEAGILGVALYDLRGGGTNHHNLLAAIPIISRSGPVIGLVDSEASQVAQGALAAGATDVLAIADLSGPLLRRAVRYALARRESERKLTRLRLFDPITSLPSQILFWEILSLAVRRAKRNRDFFAVLLVDIENLPDGHGEDGPYRDLAMRELAERITPILRSSDTIARFEQQQLAILAESMPRVEDIQIVAEKIIEEFVKPLDAGGGPLSVNVAIGISLYPTSATGAEGLLSRATDAMLQARDHGSNLFVFA, from the coding sequence ATGGCCAGCGACACCCCCGCCTTTTCCATGGTCGACACAGCCGTGACGCTGGTGGCCCTCACCGGCGATGCCGACTTGGCGGGGCGGATCAAGCAATATGCGCAGGATGCGGCCCAGGAACCACTGACGCTGTCGGTCGTGGGTGACCCGGAAAAGGCATCGCGGGCGCTGGCGGAAGCCGGCATCCTGGGCGTTGCCCTCTATGATCTGCGCGGCGGCGGCACCAACCATCACAATCTGCTCGCCGCCATTCCTATCATCTCGCGCAGCGGCCCGGTCATCGGCCTGGTCGACAGCGAAGCCTCGCAGGTGGCGCAAGGGGCGCTGGCTGCCGGCGCCACCGATGTGCTGGCCATTGCCGATTTGTCCGGTCCCTTGCTGCGCCGCGCGGTGCGTTATGCCCTGGCGCGGCGGGAATCGGAACGCAAGCTCACGCGCCTGCGCCTCTTCGATCCCATCACCAGCCTGCCCAGCCAGATCCTGTTCTGGGAGATCCTGTCGCTGGCCGTGCGGCGCGCCAAGCGCAACCGAGATTTCTTCGCCGTGCTGCTGGTCGATATCGAGAACCTGCCCGACGGCCATGGCGAGGATGGCCCCTATCGCGACCTTGCCATGCGCGAGCTGGCCGAGCGCATCACGCCGATCCTGCGCAGCAGCGATACGATCGCGCGCTTCGAGCAGCAGCAGCTGGCGATCCTGGCCGAATCGATGCCCCGCGTCGAAGACATCCAGATCGTCGCCGAAAAAATCATCGAAGAGTTCGTCAAGCCCTTGGACGCGGGCGGGGGTCCGCTCTCGGTCAATGTGGCGATCGGCATCTCGCTCTATCCGACCAGCGCCACCGGTGCCGAGGGGCTGCTGTCGCGCGCCACCGACGCCATGCTGCAGGCGCGCGATCACGGCAGCAATCTCTTCGTCTTTGCCTGA
- the thiP gene encoding thiamine/thiamine pyrophosphate ABC transporter permease has protein sequence MSQRTTANGRQPAAFLIGCGLALALAAAAIAVLVLLWQAGGDIASVSFRYLGKVLAFTLWQALLSTVLSLVAAVPVTRALARRSEFPGRAWLLRLCALPMVMPTIVGIFGVVAVFGGSGYLAAVAALAGSDWRPRLYGLQGILIAHVFFNLPLAIRLLLPAYAAVPAESWRLAAQLGMTGRDVFRFIEMPLLRQQLPGIAVIIFMLCFTTFAVALTLGGGPAATTLEVAIYQALRFDFDLSLGALLAILQVVLCAGGAFAVWRMGREMTMGAATRLVIRRYDGATTGTQLMDYGFILLAALFLVLPIAALVQKGIAGISAAASPASLSRAGIVSLALGLGGGGLATVIGYLLAQTRQRLVALGHPRAAMLMALTGRLGLFVSPMVIGTGIFLAATGHVDLYALAVPGVIVLNAVMALPFVLGLLEPAIAMAAERHDRLCAALGIKGWHRWREIDWPVLRRPLGSAFAFASVIAMGDLGAIALFGSQDLTNLTLLLYGQLGAYRLDGAASTALLLLALTLVTYAALERWVGGRELR, from the coding sequence ATGTCGCAGAGGACCACCGCAAACGGGCGCCAGCCTGCAGCCTTCCTCATCGGTTGCGGGCTGGCGCTCGCCCTGGCGGCAGCGGCGATCGCCGTGCTTGTCTTGCTGTGGCAGGCGGGTGGAGATATCGCCAGCGTCTCGTTCCGCTATCTCGGCAAGGTGCTGGCCTTCACCTTGTGGCAGGCCTTGCTGTCGACAGTGTTGTCCCTGGTGGCCGCCGTTCCAGTGACTCGCGCCTTGGCGCGGCGGTCCGAATTTCCTGGCCGCGCCTGGCTGCTGCGCCTCTGCGCCTTGCCGATGGTGATGCCGACCATCGTTGGCATCTTCGGCGTCGTCGCCGTGTTCGGCGGCAGCGGCTATCTGGCGGCAGTGGCGGCGCTCGCCGGATCGGATTGGCGCCCGCGCCTCTATGGCCTTCAGGGCATTCTCATCGCCCATGTCTTCTTCAACCTGCCGCTCGCCATCCGCCTGCTGCTGCCGGCCTATGCCGCGGTGCCCGCGGAAAGCTGGCGCCTTGCGGCACAACTCGGCATGACGGGGCGCGATGTCTTCCGCTTCATCGAAATGCCGCTGCTGCGCCAGCAACTGCCGGGCATCGCCGTCATCATCTTCATGCTGTGCTTCACGACCTTTGCCGTGGCGCTGACATTGGGCGGCGGTCCGGCGGCGACGACGCTGGAAGTCGCGATCTATCAGGCGCTGCGCTTCGATTTCGACTTGAGCCTTGGCGCCCTGCTGGCGATCCTGCAGGTGGTGCTTTGCGCCGGTGGTGCCTTCGCGGTCTGGCGCATGGGGCGCGAGATGACGATGGGGGCCGCCACCCGTCTCGTGATCAGGCGCTATGATGGTGCGACCACCGGAACGCAACTGATGGATTACGGCTTCATTCTGCTGGCGGCGCTGTTTCTGGTCCTGCCGATCGCGGCTTTGGTGCAGAAGGGCATCGCTGGCATCAGCGCCGCCGCTTCACCTGCCAGCCTGTCGAGGGCCGGCATCGTCAGCCTGGCACTGGGTCTCGGCGGCGGCGGGCTCGCGACGGTTATCGGCTATCTGCTGGCACAAACAAGGCAGCGGCTGGTCGCACTGGGCCACCCGCGTGCTGCCATGCTGATGGCGCTCACTGGCCGGCTCGGCCTCTTCGTCTCGCCGATGGTGATCGGCACCGGCATCTTCCTCGCCGCTACGGGCCACGTCGATCTCTATGCGCTGGCCGTTCCCGGTGTCATCGTGCTGAACGCCGTCATGGCCTTGCCCTTCGTCCTTGGCCTGCTGGAACCGGCCATCGCGATGGCGGCCGAACGCCATGATCGGCTGTGCGCGGCGCTCGGCATCAAGGGGTGGCACCGCTGGCGCGAGATCGACTGGCCGGTCTTGCGCCGGCCGCTCGGCAGTGCCTTTGCCTTTGCCAGCGTCATCGCCATGGGCGATCTGGGCGCCATCGCCCTCTTTGGCAGCCAGGATCTCACCAACCTCACACTGCTGCTCTATGGCCAGCTCGGCGCCTATCGCCTGGACGGTGCCGCGAGTACCGCGCTGTTGTTGCTGGCCCTGACTTTGGTGACATATGCCGCATTGGAACGCTGGGTGGGTGGACGTGAGCTACGTTGA
- the pip gene encoding prolyl aminopeptidase: MRTLYPAIEPYRTGYLDTGDGHQVYWEISGNPDGKPAVFLHGGPGAGCSPAHRRLFDPKKYRVLLFDQRGCGRSKPHASLENNTTWDLVKDIESLRQIMGVEKWLVFGGSWGATLALSYSETHPTRVSELIVRGIFTLKKREIDWYYQEGASNLFPDLWESFLAPIPLPERGDLVAAYRKRLTGSDPKAQIEAARAWSIWEGSTIKLLPSKQNSTSYGQDQFALAFARIENHYFTHGGWMDDGQLIRDAGKLKDIPGVIIQGRYDVCTPAITAWELHKAWPEAEFIIVDDAGHAFDEPGIMHQLISATDKFAG; this comes from the coding sequence ATGCGCACGCTTTATCCGGCGATCGAACCCTATCGCACCGGCTATCTCGACACGGGCGACGGCCACCAAGTCTATTGGGAGATAAGCGGCAATCCCGACGGCAAGCCCGCGGTCTTCCTGCATGGCGGCCCGGGCGCCGGTTGCAGCCCCGCGCATCGCCGCCTGTTCGATCCGAAGAAATATCGCGTGCTGCTGTTCGATCAGCGCGGCTGCGGCCGCTCGAAGCCGCATGCGAGCCTTGAGAACAACACCACCTGGGATCTGGTGAAGGATATCGAATCCCTGCGCCAGATCATGGGCGTCGAGAAATGGCTGGTTTTCGGCGGCTCATGGGGCGCCACCCTCGCCCTCTCCTATTCCGAGACGCACCCCACCCGCGTCAGCGAACTCATCGTGCGCGGCATCTTCACGCTGAAGAAGCGCGAGATCGACTGGTACTATCAGGAAGGTGCGTCGAACCTCTTTCCCGACCTCTGGGAATCTTTCCTTGCTCCCATTCCGCTGCCCGAGCGCGGCGATCTGGTGGCGGCCTATCGCAAGCGCCTCACCGGCAGTGACCCAAAGGCGCAGATCGAAGCCGCGCGCGCCTGGAGCATCTGGGAGGGGAGCACCATCAAGCTGCTGCCCAGCAAGCAGAACAGCACGTCCTATGGCCAGGACCAGTTCGCCCTCGCCTTCGCCCGCATCGAGAACCACTATTTCACCCATGGCGGCTGGATGGATGACGGCCAGCTCATCCGCGATGCGGGCAAGCTCAAAGACATCCCCGGCGTCATCATCCAGGGCCGCTACGACGTCTGCACCCCGGCGATCACCGCCTGGGAATTGCACAAGGCCTGGCCGGAAGCCGAATTCATCATTGTCGACGATGCCGGCCACGCCTTCGACGAGCCAGGCATCATGCACCAGCTCATCAGCGCCACCGACAAGTTCGCGGGGTAA
- a CDS encoding aspartate aminotransferase family protein → MNVSLDAALAEAESRYTAANPASLARHEAARSAMPGGNTRTVLHYSPFPLAWSKGEGATLTDLDGHSYTDYLGEYSAGLYGHSNPKIQAALKRAIDDGTVLGGPNVYEAELAGLLKSRFPSLQALRFCNSGTEANVFALMTAQAHTGRKKVMVFDGGYHGGVLYFGHGGIPINLPLDWVIAPYNDVEGTLGLIRQHGAELAAILIEPMLGSGGCLPARQDFLGALRQAASELDIILIFDEVMTSRLSSGGLQAALGVTPDMTTLGKYLGGGSSFGAFGGRADIMGHYDPEKPGYWPHAGTFNNNVLSMAAGLTGLRDIYTPEAAMSLNAKGDRLRDGLNALGEKHGVPFTATGVGSFIGIHFTQDVMDRPVHDSAEEEARQSKIHKLMHLDFIAAGLFFARRGYMALSLALTDRDIDRFVAQTDEFITSRKPLLAA, encoded by the coding sequence ATGAACGTCTCGCTCGATGCCGCCCTTGCCGAAGCCGAAAGCCGCTACACGGCCGCCAATCCGGCGAGCCTCGCCCGCCACGAAGCCGCGCGCAGCGCGATGCCGGGCGGCAACACGCGCACGGTCCTGCACTATTCCCCTTTCCCGCTCGCCTGGAGCAAGGGCGAAGGCGCCACGCTCACCGACCTCGACGGCCACAGCTACACCGATTATCTCGGCGAGTATTCGGCCGGGCTCTACGGCCATTCCAACCCGAAGATCCAGGCAGCATTGAAGAGAGCCATCGATGACGGCACGGTGCTCGGCGGGCCCAATGTCTATGAGGCGGAACTGGCAGGGCTGCTGAAGAGCCGCTTTCCGTCGCTGCAAGCCCTGCGCTTCTGCAATTCCGGCACCGAGGCCAATGTCTTTGCCCTGATGACCGCCCAGGCGCACACAGGGCGCAAGAAGGTGATGGTGTTCGACGGCGGCTATCATGGCGGCGTGCTTTATTTCGGCCATGGCGGCATTCCCATCAACCTGCCGCTCGATTGGGTCATCGCGCCCTATAACGATGTCGAGGGCACACTGGGTCTCATCCGCCAGCACGGCGCCGAACTGGCGGCCATCCTGATTGAACCGATGCTGGGCAGCGGCGGCTGCCTGCCGGCGCGCCAGGACTTCCTCGGCGCCCTGCGCCAGGCGGCAAGCGAGCTCGATATCATCCTCATCTTCGACGAGGTAATGACCTCGCGCCTCTCCTCCGGCGGCTTGCAGGCAGCTTTGGGCGTGACGCCGGACATGACGACGCTGGGCAAATATCTCGGCGGTGGCTCGTCCTTCGGTGCCTTCGGCGGGCGCGCCGACATCATGGGCCATTACGACCCGGAAAAGCCCGGCTATTGGCCCCATGCCGGTACCTTCAACAACAATGTGCTGTCGATGGCCGCCGGCCTCACGGGACTGCGCGATATCTACACGCCGGAAGCGGCGATGTCGCTCAACGCCAAGGGCGACCGGCTGCGCGACGGGTTGAATGCGCTGGGCGAGAAACACGGCGTGCCGTTCACCGCGACCGGCGTCGGCTCCTTCATTGGCATACACTTCACCCAGGACGTCATGGATCGCCCGGTCCATGACAGCGCCGAGGAGGAAGCGCGGCAAAGCAAGATCCACAAGCTGATGCATCTTGACTTCATCGCCGCCGGTCTGTTCTTCGCGCGCCGCGGCTATATGGCGCTGAGCCTCGCTTTGACCGATCGCGATATCGACCGCTTCGTCGCCCAGACGGACGAATTCATCACCTCGCGCAAGCCGCTGCTGGCAGCGTAG
- a CDS encoding choline/ethanolamine kinase family protein, with protein MQLDDDIEHLFTHVPLLAGVPRAAWRMSPLGGITNRSYRLQADGQDLVLRWPGASASRYLDRRAEPLNAQAVAGLGLAPPVLAADPDAGWYITAFVTGAETLNAGDVADPETFAGMLKLLTTLHRSDVAFPFQQGLFKAIDLYIKLAPTQLMQDVRRALEPLRLALARHPLPRVACHIDPNPANFLRDGAGRLFLIDWEFAATEEPLWDLAAVTMEAGVDPAMAQVQIEPLIGSAQWPRFELYKTALNLVAASWCEAELVAANDSPDLVALRDDRLLHLKQRLGDPRYQDWLRSA; from the coding sequence ATGCAACTCGACGACGACATCGAACATTTGTTTACGCACGTGCCGCTGCTGGCGGGGGTGCCGCGGGCGGCGTGGCGCATGTCGCCTTTGGGCGGCATCACCAATCGCAGCTATCGCCTTCAGGCCGATGGGCAGGACCTGGTCCTGCGCTGGCCCGGTGCCAGTGCCTCGCGCTATCTCGATCGCCGCGCCGAGCCGCTCAATGCACAGGCCGTGGCAGGATTGGGTTTGGCACCGCCGGTGCTGGCCGCGGATCCGGATGCCGGCTGGTACATCACCGCCTTCGTCACCGGTGCCGAGACATTGAATGCCGGTGATGTGGCCGACCCGGAGACCTTTGCCGGCATGCTGAAGCTGCTCACCACCTTGCACCGGTCGGACGTGGCCTTTCCCTTTCAGCAAGGCCTCTTCAAGGCGATCGATCTCTATATCAAGCTGGCGCCGACGCAGCTGATGCAGGACGTGCGGCGGGCGCTGGAGCCGCTGCGCCTGGCGCTTGCGCGCCATCCCTTGCCGCGCGTCGCCTGCCATATCGATCCCAACCCGGCGAACTTCCTGCGTGACGGCGCGGGCCGGCTCTTTTTGATCGACTGGGAATTCGCGGCGACCGAGGAACCGCTGTGGGATCTCGCCGCCGTGACGATGGAGGCAGGCGTCGACCCCGCGATGGCACAGGTGCAAATCGAGCCATTGATCGGGTCCGCGCAATGGCCGCGCTTCGAACTCTATAAGACGGCGCTCAATCTGGTCGCCGCTAGCTGGTGCGAGGCGGAGCTGGTGGCAGCCAATGATTCCCCGGACCTCGTCGCCTTGCGCGATGACCGGCTTTTGCACCTCAAGCAGCGCCTGGGTGATCCGCGATACCAGGACTGGCTGCGGAGCGCTTGA
- a CDS encoding ABC transporter permease — MFAYAIRRILGALPTLVALAIISFFMMRVAPGGPFSGNRRVPDEIRANVERAFHLDEPLWMQFGRWIWGVLHFDFGPSMKYRDYNVSELIAIGLPTSLEVGLWAMIISTVIGLALGIAGALRRNTSIDYGAGAIAMLGLAIPVFVIGPVLQLVLGLDLRWLPIAGWDGSWTFKILPIITLSLPGIAYVSRLMRASMIETMRSNYVRTARAKGIGARRTIVRHALRGAILPVVAYLGPATAITITGSIVIEKIFQIPGIGRYFVEGATGRDYPLVMGVTMFYGAIVIGANLVTDIARSWLDPKVSYD; from the coding sequence ATGTTCGCCTATGCCATCCGCCGCATTCTCGGCGCCCTTCCGACGCTGGTGGCGCTCGCCATTATCAGCTTCTTCATGATGCGCGTGGCGCCCGGCGGGCCGTTCTCCGGCAACCGCCGCGTGCCCGACGAAATCCGCGCCAATGTCGAGCGTGCCTTCCATCTCGACGAACCCTTGTGGATGCAGTTCGGTCGCTGGATATGGGGCGTCCTCCATTTCGATTTCGGCCCGTCGATGAAGTACCGCGACTATAACGTCTCGGAACTCATCGCCATCGGCCTGCCTACCTCGCTCGAAGTCGGCCTCTGGGCGATGATCATCTCGACCGTCATCGGCCTGGCACTCGGCATCGCCGGTGCCTTGCGGCGCAACACCTCGATCGATTACGGTGCCGGCGCCATCGCCATGCTGGGTCTCGCCATCCCGGTCTTCGTCATTGGCCCGGTGCTGCAATTGGTGCTGGGGCTGGATCTACGCTGGTTGCCGATCGCCGGCTGGGATGGCAGCTGGACCTTCAAGATTCTGCCCATCATCACCCTGTCGCTCCCTGGCATCGCCTATGTCTCGCGGCTGATGCGGGCCAGCATGATCGAAACGATGCGCAGCAATTACGTGCGCACCGCGCGCGCCAAGGGTATCGGCGCAAGGCGTACGATAGTCCGCCATGCCCTGCGCGGCGCCATCTTGCCGGTCGTCGCCTATCTGGGGCCGGCCACAGCCATCACCATCACCGGCTCGATCGTCATTGAGAAGATCTTCCAGATCCCCGGCATCGGCCGCTATTTCGTCGAAGGGGCGACGGGGCGTGACTATCCGCTGGTCATGGGCGTCACCATGTTCTACGGCGCCATCGTCATCGGCGCCAATCTGGTGACGGATATTGCCCGCTCCTGGCTCGACCCGAAGGTGAGCTATGACTGA
- the thiQ gene encoding thiamine ABC transporter ATP-binding protein, which yields MSYVEIKGVEFTYEDLLMHFDLAVERGEVMAVIGPSGAGKSTLLALVGGFETAQAGRILIDGADITDLPPEVRPVTTLFQDHNLFAHLTVIQNVGLGLHPGLRLMPAEKEQVTWALNEVGLTGFEERLPGQLSGGERQRVAIARCILRRRPVLMLDEAFAALGPALRKEMLELVLSLRTQKDLTVLMVTHDPADALFAADHTAFIAAGKVVTSGRTAAVLASEHPAIRDYLGT from the coding sequence GTGAGCTACGTTGAGATCAAGGGTGTCGAGTTCACCTATGAAGATCTGCTGATGCATTTCGATCTGGCCGTCGAACGGGGCGAGGTCATGGCCGTCATTGGCCCGAGCGGGGCGGGGAAGAGCACGCTTCTCGCCCTGGTCGGCGGGTTTGAGACGGCGCAGGCGGGCCGTATTCTGATCGACGGCGCCGATATCACCGATCTGCCGCCAGAGGTGCGCCCCGTGACGACCCTCTTTCAGGACCACAATCTCTTCGCCCATCTCACCGTCATCCAGAATGTGGGCCTCGGCCTCCATCCGGGTCTGCGCCTGATGCCGGCGGAGAAGGAACAGGTGACCTGGGCCCTCAACGAGGTGGGCCTCACCGGCTTCGAGGAACGCCTGCCCGGCCAGCTCTCCGGCGGCGAGCGCCAGCGTGTCGCAATCGCGCGCTGCATCCTGCGCCGGCGTCCCGTGCTGATGCTGGACGAAGCCTTCGCGGCGCTGGGGCCGGCCTTGCGCAAAGAGATGCTGGAACTGGTTCTTTCCTTGAGGACGCAGAAGGATCTCACCGTGCTGATGGTGACGCATGATCCGGCAGATGCGCTCTTTGCCGCCGATCACACGGCCTTCATCGCCGCGGGCAAGGTCGTCACCAGCGGCCGGACCGCCGCGGTGCTGGCATCAGAGCACCCAGCGATCCGCGACTATCTCGGGACGTGA
- the thiB gene encoding thiamine ABC transporter substrate binding subunit, giving the protein MRLHPLLLSTLFLSMAAMPAALAAEKPVLTIYTYNSFTSEWGPGPVLEKAFEGTCGCDINWVALEDGAALLARLKLEGKNTKADVVLGLDTNLTAEAKATGLIAPHGTDLSALTLPIAWNDAEFVPYDWGYFAFVYDSEKLKDPPKSLADLIDGKDAPKVILEDPRTSTPGLGLVMWLGEVYGDKAGEAWAGLKPKILTVSKGWSEAYGLFTQGEAPMVLSYTTSPAYHQIVEKTDRYKALVFPEGNYMQVEVAAAIAGSAQADLAKAFLAFLVSPEAQKVIPTTNYMYPVRDIGADLPAEFVALPKPEKSLLLPADEAAKHRDDWIKTWVEAVSQ; this is encoded by the coding sequence ATGCGCTTGCACCCCTTGTTGCTTTCGACCCTGTTCTTGTCCATGGCGGCCATGCCCGCAGCGTTGGCGGCGGAGAAGCCGGTTCTCACCATCTACACCTACAATTCCTTCACCAGTGAATGGGGTCCAGGTCCGGTGCTGGAGAAGGCCTTCGAAGGGACTTGCGGCTGCGACATCAATTGGGTGGCGCTGGAAGATGGCGCGGCGCTTCTGGCGCGGTTGAAGCTCGAAGGCAAGAACACCAAGGCGGATGTGGTGCTGGGTCTCGACACCAACCTCACGGCCGAGGCAAAGGCCACCGGGCTCATTGCCCCGCATGGCACGGATTTGTCGGCGCTGACATTGCCGATCGCCTGGAACGATGCCGAATTCGTGCCCTATGACTGGGGCTATTTCGCCTTCGTCTATGACAGCGAAAAGCTCAAAGACCCCCCGAAAAGCCTTGCCGATCTCATCGACGGCAAGGATGCGCCAAAGGTCATTCTCGAAGATCCGCGCACCAGCACGCCGGGCCTTGGCCTGGTGATGTGGCTGGGCGAAGTCTATGGCGACAAGGCCGGCGAAGCCTGGGCAGGGCTGAAGCCGAAGATCCTTACCGTCAGCAAGGGCTGGAGCGAGGCCTATGGCCTGTTCACGCAAGGGGAAGCGCCGATGGTGCTCTCCTACACGACCTCGCCCGCTTATCACCAGATCGTCGAGAAGACCGACCGCTACAAGGCGCTGGTCTTCCCGGAAGGAAATTACATGCAGGTCGAAGTGGCGGCGGCGATCGCCGGTTCGGCGCAGGCGGATCTTGCCAAGGCCTTCCTCGCCTTCCTGGTTTCGCCGGAGGCCCAGAAGGTCATCCCGACCACGAACTACATGTATCCGGTGCGCGATATCGGCGCCGATCTGCCGGCGGAATTTGTCGCTTTGCCCAAGCCGGAAAAATCGCTGTTGCTGCCGGCAGACGAGGCCGCCAAGCATCGCGACGACTGGATCAAGACATGGGTCGAGGCGGTCAGCCAGTAA